Proteins encoded by one window of Kiritimatiellia bacterium:
- a CDS encoding V-type ATP synthase subunit A, whose translation MSENLGKIVGVSGNLLIVEFEKPVVQNEVAYARLGDLRLKSEVIRVRGHYAELQVFEDTTGLREGDRVEFTGELLSAELGPGLLTQVFDGLQNPLPKLAEKCGFFLQRGTYLDPLPRDRRWAFTPVVEAGRTVEAGDTLGTVPEGIFRHRIMVPFALGGEWTVEEIAPAGEYTIEQPIARLRSGSGAVETVTMVQRWPVKIPIRAYAERLRPTEPLTTQIRIIDTLFPVARGGTYCIPGPFGAGKTVLQQLTSRYADVDIVIVAACGERAGEVVETLREFPELTDPRTGRSLMERTLIICNTSSMPVAAREASVYTAITIAEYYRQMALNVLLLADSTSRWAQALREMSGRLEEIPGEEAFPAYLESVIAAFYERAGIVRLRDGQIGSVTIGGTVSPAGGNFEEPVTQSTLKVVGAFHGLSRERSDQRRYPAIHPLESWSKYEGVVPADQVAIARDVLQRGNDVNQMMKVVGEEGTSIEDFILYLKAEFFDAVYLQQDAYHPVDAATPPARQRYVFERIARILRTAMKFETKDAARRFFQRLTQAVKDWNRVEMSALEFAEIERRIEAMVAEVAEYA comes from the coding sequence GAACCTACTGATTGTCGAATTTGAGAAGCCGGTGGTTCAGAACGAGGTCGCCTATGCCCGGCTCGGCGACCTGCGGCTAAAGTCGGAGGTGATCCGCGTTCGCGGACACTATGCGGAGCTGCAGGTGTTCGAGGACACGACGGGCCTCCGGGAGGGGGACCGGGTCGAATTCACCGGCGAGCTGCTCTCGGCGGAACTGGGGCCCGGCCTGCTGACGCAGGTATTTGATGGTCTGCAAAACCCGCTGCCGAAGCTGGCGGAGAAGTGCGGTTTCTTTCTGCAGCGAGGCACGTATCTGGACCCCCTGCCTCGCGACCGCCGCTGGGCGTTCACGCCGGTCGTAGAGGCAGGTCGCACGGTGGAAGCGGGCGATACCCTCGGGACGGTCCCTGAGGGCATTTTCCGGCACCGCATCATGGTGCCGTTCGCGCTGGGGGGGGAGTGGACCGTCGAGGAGATCGCGCCCGCCGGCGAGTACACGATCGAGCAGCCGATTGCGCGGCTTCGGAGCGGCAGTGGCGCGGTCGAGACCGTGACGATGGTGCAGCGTTGGCCGGTAAAGATTCCGATCCGCGCCTACGCGGAACGGCTGCGGCCCACCGAGCCGCTCACCACGCAGATCCGGATCATTGACACGCTCTTCCCGGTCGCGCGCGGCGGCACCTACTGCATTCCGGGCCCGTTCGGCGCCGGCAAGACGGTGCTGCAACAGCTCACCAGCCGCTATGCGGATGTCGACATCGTGATCGTCGCCGCGTGCGGCGAGCGGGCCGGCGAGGTGGTCGAGACGCTGCGCGAGTTTCCGGAGCTGACCGACCCGCGCACCGGCCGCAGTCTGATGGAGCGGACGCTGATCATCTGCAACACCAGCTCGATGCCGGTCGCCGCGCGCGAAGCCTCCGTGTACACCGCGATTACGATCGCGGAGTACTACCGGCAGATGGCGCTGAACGTTCTGCTGCTGGCCGACTCGACCTCTCGTTGGGCGCAGGCGCTGCGGGAAATGTCCGGCCGCCTCGAGGAGATCCCCGGCGAGGAGGCGTTCCCCGCCTACTTGGAGAGTGTGATCGCGGCGTTCTACGAGCGCGCTGGCATCGTGCGGCTGCGCGACGGTCAGATCGGATCCGTGACGATCGGCGGCACGGTCAGCCCCGCGGGCGGCAACTTTGAAGAACCGGTGACGCAGAGCACGCTGAAGGTCGTCGGCGCGTTTCATGGCCTTTCACGCGAGCGGTCCGATCAGCGCCGGTACCCCGCGATTCACCCCCTGGAGTCGTGGAGCAAGTACGAGGGCGTGGTGCCGGCCGACCAGGTCGCGATTGCGCGAGACGTGCTCCAGCGCGGCAACGATGTGAACCAGATGATGAAGGTCGTCGGCGAGGAGGGCACCTCGATCGAGGACTTCATCCTCTACCTGAAAGCGGAGTTCTTCGACGCGGTGTATCTGCAGCAGGATGCATATCACCCGGTGGACGCCGCGACGCCGCCCGCGCGCCAGCGGTACGTGTTCGAGCGGATCGCACGCATTCTGCGCACCGCCATGAAGTTTGAGACGAAGGACGCGGCGCGCCGGTTCTTCCAGCGCCTCACGCAGGCGGTGAAGGACTGGAACCGGGTGGAGATGTCGGCGCTGGAGTTCGCGGAAATCGAACGGCGCATCGAGGCGATGGTCGCGGAGGTCGCGGAGTATGCATAG